Within the Natranaeroarchaeum sulfidigenes genome, the region ACGTCGAGCGCGGCTAGATCGATCATACGCGATGGTAGTGTCCGACCGGCAAAACAGGTTCGGAGGGACGTGCCATGGCGAGGCCGTCCCGGCTACGCAGCCGGGGCGCTGACCCGACTACTCCGCCGGCGGGCAGACCTGCCCACTCCGTGCCGGAACTGCAAAGGGTGTCGCCCGTCGACTCTCACTCGATGGGTGGGAAACTCGATCCCGAGGCGCTGGCGGCGGTACTCGACCGGACAGGCGGACTCGATGAGGACGTCCTCGTCGGACCGGCCTACGGCGAGGACGCCGCGGTGATCGACCTCGGCGACGAACGGCTGGTCGTTTCGTCCGATCCGATCTCGCTGGCCGCCGAACGGATCGGCACGCTCGGCGTCCACGTCGCCTGTAACGACGTAGCGGTCGGCGGGGCGGACCCGGAGTACCTGACCGCGGTCCTGCTGGTGCCGAGCGAGGCTGGCGATGGGGTCGCCCCAACGGGCGGCGAGGGAAGCGACGACAGTATCGAGACGATCATGGCGGACGTCGAACGCGAGGCGAGCGCCCTCGACGTCTCGATCGTCGGCGGCCACACCGAGTACGTCGACCAGCTCGATCGACCCCTGCTCTCGATGACGGCGATGGGCCGGACCGATCGGGCGATCCCGACAGGTGGCGCGGAACCGGGCGACCGGCTCGTTCTGACGAAGGGCGCGGGGATCGAGGCGACTGCCATTCTGGCGACCGACTTCCGGGAGGACCTGGAAGGTGTGTCCGCCGGGACGCTCGACCGGGCAGCGGAGTTCTTTGAAGATCTCAGCGTGGTCCCCGACGCGCGCGTCCTGCGCGAGTACGCGACTGCGATGCACGACCCGACCGAGGGCGGCGTCTTCGACGGGCTAATCGAGCTGGCGGCGGCCTCCGAGGTCGAACTGGTCGTCGAGTCGGCAACCATCCCGATCCGCGAGGAGACGGCCCGGCTCTGTACGGCGATGGACGTTGATCCACTCCACGCGTTCGGCTCCGGGGCCGCGCTGGCGACGGTCCGCGAGGAGGACGTCGCGGACGCGCTGGCCGCGCTCGCCGACGTCGGGATCGAGGCCGCCGAAATCGGGACGGTTCGGGCAGCCGACGAGCCCGCACTCGTACTGGATGGGGAGCGCCACACCGACCCGGCCCGCGAAGCGCTGTACGCGCTATGGGACGACACGTAGGGCGAGCGGTGATTGTGCCTTAGCTTCGAATACTGTAGCGAATAGATGCAGTATTTGATATGTTTCACTTCAATTTAGGAAGTGAATTACTACAGTTTTCGAAGCCTAACGCTATGGCTGTCGAAAGCGGCCGCTAACGACGGTAGTGGCTGACGAGTGGCCGTGGCTCATCGGCGGGCAAAACTACTTATCGATCCCGGCCAAGTCTCGACGCGTGTCAGACCCGCCCTTCGCCGTCCGTGGCTCGCTCTCGCCCGAGGCTATCGAGGAGTTCCTTCGTTCGACCGTCGTCCCGATCAGACTGTCCTGTCACCGGCCGAGTGGCGACCTCTGGATGCTCTCGCTGTGGTTCCGGTATCGCGAGGGGGCGCTGGAATGTGCGACTTCGGCCTCATCCGACGTGGTGAGATTCCTCCGGGCGGACGACGCGGTCGCGTTCGAGGTATCGACGAACGAGCCGCCCTATCGGGGCGTCCGGGGCAACGGCGTCGCGCGAATCGAAGCCGACGAAGACAAAGCACTGCTCCGCGCGCTCGTCGAGCGGTATCTCGGCGGGACGGACTCGTCGCTCGCCCGGAACCTGTTGTCGGAGGAGCGGGAGGAAGTCCGGATCCGTATCGAGCCGGAGACCGTCTACGGCTGGGACTACTCCGGGCGGATGGCGGACGCTGTAGAGTAGAGAAACGCAAGCCCTGAACCGCTCAGAGGATCTGCCGCTGGCAGGTGCCACAGAGGTTCTGTTCTTTCATATCGACTTCCCGGACCGTCGGCGAGAAGTTCATGACACAGCGTTTGTTGTCACAGTGTTCGAGGCCGAAGGTGTGGCCGATCTCGTGGACGATCTCCTTGCGGACGCGGTCGTCGAAGATATCCTCGGAGTTCCGTTCGGAAAAGCCGCCATCGCTGGAAGTCTGCAGGCGATAGGTAGAGACGACGCTACCGTTGCCATCGAGGTAGGCCAGCCCGAAGACGTAGTTCCGTTTCCGGTAGAACAGGTCCTTGGGCGTCACCGCGATGTTCTTCTCTCCGGAGCCGATGCGGCTGGCGAGTTCAATGAAGTCCTCTGCACGGTACTGGTTGCGGTTCGCGTCGAACGCGCCGTCGGGAATCGGCTGGGGTTCGTGAACGGTGACATCGCAGTCGTACACCGCTCGTAACCCCGCGGACGCCTCGCGCTTGACACGCGCTGGAACGTCCCCCACCGGCACGACGTCAACGAGCATACCAACCTCTAATATCGCGCCGATCATAAACATCCCGCCATGCCCCACACCGATTCCGCCGCGATCGCCGACCGTCTCGCACGCTTCGACCGAGTGGTCGAGGTGGGGGTGGGACGGCGGCCGGACGTCGCCGGTGCGCTCGCCGACCGCGGCGTAACCGTCACCGCGACGGACATCACGCCGCGCGAGGGTCCCGAGAACGTCGAGTTCGTGCTCGACGATATTACCGACCCTACTCCGGAAGTCTACGCCGATGCCGATGCGATCTACGCACTCGATCTTCCGCCCGAGCTCCACCGACCCACGGCGGGCGTCGCACGCGAGCACGATGCTGTGTTCGTCTTCACGACGCTGGGCGGCGACCCTCCCGCGATCCCGGTCGAGCGCGAGACGCTGCCCACGGAGACGCTGTACTGGGCACGCGAGGGGCCGAGCTAGTCCAATCGCTCGTCTGAACCCGATACGTCCTTACCCCCGGCGGCCGTTCGCCTCTCTATGACCGACGCCACGAACGACACAGAGGCGACCGATCTCGCCCCCGATGCCGTCGTGCTGGACATCGACGGCGTGGTGGTCGACGTTGCGGACTCCTACCGGCGAGCGATCCTCGAATCCGTCGAGACGGTGTACGGCGACACGATCGAAAAGACCGACGTGCAGGCGTTCAAGGACGCGGGCGGGTTCAACAACGACTGGGAGCTGACCTATGCGGCAGCACTGTACGTCCTCGCCGAGCGCGAGGGGATGACGCTCGATATCGCGGCGTTCACCAGCGCGATCGCCGAGCACGGTGGCGGGCTCGACGCCGCAGAGCAGGTCGCAGAAGACGCCCTGTCGGATACCGACTGGGCATACGTCCGGGATCGCTGGAATCCCGAACGGCTCCGGGACGTCTTCCAGCAACTCTACCTCGGGGCGGAGCTGTACCGCGAGCTCGAAGGCGGCGAACCGGACGCCGACACGCGCGGCTACATCAACGACGAGCCGCTCCTGCTCGACGCGGCGACGCGCGAGCACCTCGTCGACCAGTACGACGTGGGCGTCGTCACGGGTCGTCCGGAAGCCGAAGCCGAGATCGCCCTGGAACGGGCCGGACTCGACGTCCCGCCGGAGCGCCGGTTCACGATGGACGACTGGGAGGAAGGGAAACCGCATCCCCACGCGCTGACGACGCTCGCGAAACGGTTCGACGCCGAGAGCGTTGTCTTCGTTGGGGATACACTCGATGACGTCCGGACCGCAGTCAACGCCGCCGAAGCCGATCCGGACCGGGAGTACCACGGGATCGGCGTGTTGACTGGTGGGCTCTCCGGCGAGGCTGGCCGGGAGAAGTTTGCGGACGCCGGGGCGACGGCGGTGCTCGATTCGGTCAACGACGTGCCGGACCTCCTGGACTGACCCGCATACCGTTGCCGGTCACGCAACCCTTTTTATCCGCTCGGCCTACCCCACGAGTATGCGAATCGCGCTACTCGGCGGGACTGGCGATATCGGTCAGGGACTGGCGCTGCGCTGGGCGTACGACACCAGCCACGAGATCCTGATCGGCTCGCGAACGCCCGAGAAAGCACGGACGAAAGCCGAGGAATACGAGACCGAACTGGACAGCCGCGGCGCCGAGACGACGATCAAGGGCTTCGAGAATGCGATGGCTGCCGACCGGGCGGACGTCGTCGTGCTCGCCGTCCCTCCATATCACGTCTCTGATACAGTCGAGGACGTCGCCGATCGGCTCGACGACGACACGATCCTCGTCTCTCCTGCGGTGGGAATGAAAGGCGACGAGCACGGGATGCACTATCACCGCCCCGGCGCAGGCAGCGTGACAGCCGTCGCGGCGGAGGCGGCCCCCGAGGGACAGCCGGTCGTCGGCGCGTTCCACAACCTCGCCGCGGATCGACTCGCCAACCTCGACGTCGAACTCGATCTCGACACGCTCGTCGTGGCCAATGATCGCGACGCTGCGGAGACGGTTCGATCCCTCGCGGAGGCCATCGAGGGCCTGCGCGCGCTCGACGCCGGGCCGATCGAAAATGCCGCGGAAGTCGAGAGCGTCACACCGCTGGTCATCAACATCGCGAAGTACAACGACGGGATGCACGACGTCGGCGTCCGGTTCCTGTAACTCGCTGTCGATCGAAGCACAAAGCTTTCACTGCAGGCACATGATCGGGGTAGTATGGTCCCCCTCCAGACCGCGTTCGTCGCAGTGCATCCGGTCGAGTTCCTGCTTGCCCCGCTTCTGTTACTCGTCGGTGCGCTCGGCGGGCTGAGTATCGTAAATCCGGAACTGGCTTTCAGATACGAGAACATTTTCCAGCTCCGCGACGTTGAACTCTCCGGGTTCGGCGTCGCATTGCAGGTACTCGGTGGGGTCCTCGCGTTACTCGTGGCTGGCCCGTACCTCTACCTGCAGGACATCCCGTTTGGCGTACTCAGCGCCGTGACGTTCTACGGAAGCGCGCTGGTGGTGATGTACGTTCACCGACCGTCGAAGCGTTGAGTACGGACCGGTCAAAAAGGCCTGCTCAAGCGCCCGCGGATTCGAGCGCGTCCTCGATGTCCTCGCGCTGGGTGACACCGACGAACCGCTCGACGATCCCGTCTTCGTTCTCGACGATCAGCGTCGGGAGCGAGCGAACCTGATACTCGTTGGCGATGTCTTGCTGTTCGTCGACGTTGACTTTTTCGAGGTCGAAGCGGTCTTCCCACTCTTCTTCGATCTCTTCGAGGATCGGGTCCTGCGTCTTGCAGGGGCCACACCAGTCGGCATAGAAGTCTTTCAGCGTTACAGTCATGCTACGTACATCAGGTGTTTCAGGGCTGCGCGCATAAGGGTTTCCCACTTTCGCTCTCTCGCTGCACAGCCGGGGATCGGGGGTCGAAAGACTTAGTTACCCCGGACAACCAGTATCGAGTATGAGTGGCAGCAGCGGTGAGAACACGGGCGGGCTGATGTCCAGTGCGGGGCTTGTCCGCTACTTCGACGCGGAAGACAGCAACGCGATCCAGATGGACCCACGGACGGTCGTCGTCGTCTCCGTCGCGCTCGGCATCTTCGTCCACATGCTGGGAATCTGGGCCCACGGCATCAGTATTTAATTTCTGCCCGACAGCCGAAGACGCGTGGTTTTTGCCGTTCAGATCCCAACACTACCCAATGAGTCTTACTGCTGGCGTCCTCGCCGTGCAGGGCGACGTAAGCGAACACGTCGACGCGGTCGAGCGCGCCGCCCGCGACATCGACGACTCGGTCACGGTACGAGAGATTCGATCCGCCGGTATCGTCCCCGACTGTGATGTCCTCTTGCTCCCCGGCGGCGAGTCGACCACCATCTCGCGACTGATACATCGTGACGGTATCGCTCCCGAGATCCGCGAGCACGTCTCGGCGGGCAAGCCGGTGTTTGCGACCTGTGCCGGACTGATCGTCGCCGCCGAGGATGCGGGCGATGACCGCGTCGAGACGCTCGACCTCTTCGACGTGACAGTCGAGCGCAACGCCTTTGGCCGCCAGAAGGACAGCTTCGAGGCCCCACTCGATATCGATGGGCTGGACGAGCCGTTTCCCGCGGTCTTCATTCGCGCTCCGGTGATCGACGAAGTCGGAGAGGACGTCGACGTGCTCGCATCGTGGGACGATAGACCGGTCGCGGTCCGACAGGGTCCCGTCGTCGGTCTTTCGTTCCATCCGGAGTTGACCGACGACAGCCGTCTTCACTGGCTCGCACTGTTCGAGGCGATCGACGGCGGGGAGTGACCGTCTCACCCGAGCGGGACGTGGACTTTTCTCCCTGCGGGTCCTGGGACGTAGTATGAAGGCGAGTATCGACGCCGTCCGGGTCGCTGGGACACGCGAGGGGCCAGTCGCGGTCGTCGTCCTAACGGTCGAAGACGAGAGCGACGTCCTGCCCATCTTTATCGGATTCGAGGAGGCCGCGAGCATCGCCCGCGGCATCGACGCCGAGGATATCGGCCGACCGCTCACCCACGACCTCTTGCTCGATGTGGTTGAGGAACTCGGTGGGCGCGTCCGTCACGTCGAGGTGTCCGCGGTCGAAGACGGTACCTATATCGCCGATCTACACATCGACACCCCGCGTGGCGAGACAACGATCGATGCGCGACCGAGCGACTCGCTCGCGCTTGCCTCTCGAACCAGCGCCAGCATCGAGGTGTCCCCCGACGTGTTCGCCAATGGG harbors:
- a CDS encoding AIR synthase family protein, which gives rise to MGGKLDPEALAAVLDRTGGLDEDVLVGPAYGEDAAVIDLGDERLVVSSDPISLAAERIGTLGVHVACNDVAVGGADPEYLTAVLLVPSEAGDGVAPTGGEGSDDSIETIMADVEREASALDVSIVGGHTEYVDQLDRPLLSMTAMGRTDRAIPTGGAEPGDRLVLTKGAGIEATAILATDFREDLEGVSAGTLDRAAEFFEDLSVVPDARVLREYATAMHDPTEGGVFDGLIELAAASEVELVVESATIPIREETARLCTAMDVDPLHAFGSGAALATVREEDVADALAALADVGIEAAEIGTVRAADEPALVLDGERHTDPAREALYALWDDT
- a CDS encoding pyridoxamine 5'-phosphate oxidase family protein, with the protein product MSDPPFAVRGSLSPEAIEEFLRSTVVPIRLSCHRPSGDLWMLSLWFRYREGALECATSASSDVVRFLRADDAVAFEVSTNEPPYRGVRGNGVARIEADEDKALLRALVERYLGGTDSSLARNLLSEEREEVRIRIEPETVYGWDYSGRMADAVE
- a CDS encoding archaemetzincin family Zn-dependent metalloprotease, producing MLVDVVPVGDVPARVKREASAGLRAVYDCDVTVHEPQPIPDGAFDANRNQYRAEDFIELASRIGSGEKNIAVTPKDLFYRKRNYVFGLAYLDGNGSVVSTYRLQTSSDGGFSERNSEDIFDDRVRKEIVHEIGHTFGLEHCDNKRCVMNFSPTVREVDMKEQNLCGTCQRQIL
- a CDS encoding UPF0146 family protein, whose translation is MPHTDSAAIADRLARFDRVVEVGVGRRPDVAGALADRGVTVTATDITPREGPENVEFVLDDITDPTPEVYADADAIYALDLPPELHRPTAGVAREHDAVFVFTTLGGDPPAIPVERETLPTETLYWAREGPS
- a CDS encoding TIGR01548 family HAD-type hydrolase, yielding MTDATNDTEATDLAPDAVVLDIDGVVVDVADSYRRAILESVETVYGDTIEKTDVQAFKDAGGFNNDWELTYAAALYVLAEREGMTLDIAAFTSAIAEHGGGLDAAEQVAEDALSDTDWAYVRDRWNPERLRDVFQQLYLGAELYRELEGGEPDADTRGYINDEPLLLDAATREHLVDQYDVGVVTGRPEAEAEIALERAGLDVPPERRFTMDDWEEGKPHPHALTTLAKRFDAESVVFVGDTLDDVRTAVNAAEADPDREYHGIGVLTGGLSGEAGREKFADAGATAVLDSVNDVPDLLD
- the npdG gene encoding NADPH-dependent F420 reductase — encoded protein: MRIALLGGTGDIGQGLALRWAYDTSHEILIGSRTPEKARTKAEEYETELDSRGAETTIKGFENAMAADRADVVVLAVPPYHVSDTVEDVADRLDDDTILVSPAVGMKGDEHGMHYHRPGAGSVTAVAAEAAPEGQPVVGAFHNLAADRLANLDVELDLDTLVVANDRDAAETVRSLAEAIEGLRALDAGPIENAAEVESVTPLVINIAKYNDGMHDVGVRFL
- a CDS encoding thioredoxin family protein, whose product is MTVTLKDFYADWCGPCKTQDPILEEIEEEWEDRFDLEKVNVDEQQDIANEYQVRSLPTLIVENEDGIVERFVGVTQREDIEDALESAGA
- a CDS encoding preprotein translocase subunit Sec61beta, which translates into the protein MSGSSGENTGGLMSSAGLVRYFDAEDSNAIQMDPRTVVVVSVALGIFVHMLGIWAHGISI
- the pdxT gene encoding pyridoxal 5'-phosphate synthase glutaminase subunit PdxT, which gives rise to MSLTAGVLAVQGDVSEHVDAVERAARDIDDSVTVREIRSAGIVPDCDVLLLPGGESTTISRLIHRDGIAPEIREHVSAGKPVFATCAGLIVAAEDAGDDRVETLDLFDVTVERNAFGRQKDSFEAPLDIDGLDEPFPAVFIRAPVIDEVGEDVDVLASWDDRPVAVRQGPVVGLSFHPELTDDSRLHWLALFEAIDGGE
- a CDS encoding bifunctional nuclease family protein, with the translated sequence MKASIDAVRVAGTREGPVAVVVLTVEDESDVLPIFIGFEEAASIARGIDAEDIGRPLTHDLLLDVVEELGGRVRHVEVSAVEDGTYIADLHIDTPRGETTIDARPSDSLALASRTSASIEVSPDVFANGSRPAEEFEELDPLQDVAQLA